From one Humulus lupulus chromosome 8, drHumLupu1.1, whole genome shotgun sequence genomic stretch:
- the LOC133795564 gene encoding uncharacterized protein LOC133795564: MTKFELEKFDGTNDFSLWRESLKGVLKIEFRDYSKGLWDKMVKLCLKPFVSNKINLLERLYGFRMNLVMSLDEDIDKFNEIIVGLENIEHKVNEESQEIILLRSLPMAYQEVKAAIKYSKDIISLDGVLGALKSKDFELKLEEVSKKDEA; the protein is encoded by the exons ATGACCAAGTTCGAGCTTGAGAAATTTGATGGTACAAACGATTTCTCATTATGGAGAGAAAGCCTTAAAGGAGTTCTG AAAATTGAGTTCAGAGACTACAGTAAAGGATTATGGGATAAGATGGTAAAATTATGCTTAAAGCCTTTTGTTTCTAACAAAATTAATTTACTTGAAAGGCTTTATGGTTTTAGAATGAATCTTGTTATGTCTTTAGATGAAGATATTGATAAATTCAATGAAATCATTGTAGGTTTGGAAAATATCGAGCACAAGGTGAATGAGGAAAGCCAAGAAATAATCTTGTTGCGTTCATTACCTATGGCATACCAAGAAGTGAAAGCTGCAATAAAGTATAGCAAAGATATCATTTCACTAGATGGAGTTCTTGGAGCATTGAAGTCCAAAGATTTTGAACTTAAGTTGGAGGAAGTATCCAAGAAGGATGAAGCCTAA